The window CATCGGCACCGCGGCAGTGAGCACCCTCGGCATGGGCAAGGCCGACATGGACGAGCTGGGCGCCATTATCGCCCTGGTGCTGAAGCACACAAGCCCCGCGCCTGACGGCAAAGATCCTTCCAAATTGAGCAAGGCCAAATATATTATAGAAGAAAAGGCCAAGGCCGAAGCTGTTGACCGGGTAAAGAAACTCCTCGACCGCTTCCCGGTCTACCCCGAACTGGATCTCAAGTTTTTAAAGGAATCTTTTGTCTCATAGCCCAATGAAATGACCAAACGCATTGCAGACGAACTGCCCGGAAGCAGCACAATAATAGGGAAAGGGGGAGTAGTCCTCTGATCTTTTCCTTTTCCTGAATTTTCGATACTCATCTTATTTGATGAATTTGCTGAATTAAATTCATCTTATTTGATGAATTCAAAAATTACTGTTTTTTTGCGGTTTTTGTTCTCGAAACTCCCTTCACAAACCCCCGGATTACAAAGACAAGCGAGATGGCCTGCTGAAAAATAAGGATAGTCTTGCCCTGGAGGTACATGAGGGTTCCCATGCTGCAAAGCATCAGGGCAAAGAAGAGCCAGCCAGAGGGCTTTTTCTTTGCCAGGAGGTATGTCCCCAGGAGAAAACCGGCGGTAACCCCAAGCTCAAGGATCTGGGAGAAGGCGGTGATTCCGCCGAAGAAAAAAACGCTGTACCCAAGACCCAGGACTATCATAATCCATGTAAAGATTTTCACCCCCCAGTCCGCAAGGGCCGGCGCTTTATCAAGGCCCTTCCATGCAAGCGCAAGCCCCAGGACGAGGGCAGGGGCGCCTCCTGCCTCGTTGGCTGCGGCGATCCAGTTGTGCTTGCCTGCGAGAAGCATGACCCAGGCGGGGAGGCCGATTATGTAAGCCAGCCACCCTGCAACGCGCCAGGGGCGATCTTTTTCCAGGCCCTCGGCATGGGACAATAATATTTTTGCCAGGAGATATCCGCCGCCTCCCCAGATTTGCAGGAATAGATCCATTTAATTTCCTTTTGTCCCCATCACCCGTTCGCGGTATGCCGAGCCCATGCGTTTCAGGGTTTCCATTGCTGTCTCTTTTGGCAGAGCCTGCTTGTTAAAATCTATGGTAAATTGATTCATTGAAAAATGGCGGAAGAAAAAAATCTCTTCCCGCCGTTTGGGAAGTTTGGCATAATGATCAATTAAATCTTCGGTATAAGTTTCAAACACCCCGCCCTTTTTCATTTCAGAATACCCGATAATCCACACAGGGATTGGCGCCAGGGCCCGGTGAAATTCCAAAAGCAATTCGGCCATTATTTTTTGCGATTCATTAATTGCCTCTGATAATTTAGCGCCACCAAGGCTGCATAATTCCGCAAGCTCCGCAGTCCTGGGAGTATGCACGGGCGTCTTGTTGAGGATAATTGCATTTTTGCGGAAATCAATTTCCAGTTCAGGATGATTGCGGAAAAACCCTTCGGCTATTTTCCCCGAAGGCCCTACAAGGTAGCGGCGATTTTCCGCGGCCTGTTCCCTGCGCCCCGGATTATCAGCCACCAATATCAGTTTGATAGTATCCGTCTGGGTGATATCGTCGAGAGCCCCATTGTAAACCACAGCTGTCTCGATTTTATAAGCGGGCCCGCTGCGGCTGTCGATCAGTTTTTGCTCCAGCATCCCCAATTTTGGCAGATCCTGGAGCATTTTTTGCACCATAAACCGGTATTTTTCGCGGATTTTGACGAATTCCTGCCAAGCCTTTTTTTTCATGCCCCTTCCTTCAAACCTGAACCTTGCCCGGCACAGGGGTTAGGAAAACAGGCTGCCCCGAGGCGGCTTCGGAGCCCTGCGATCAGCGCCGGGGGATCAGGGCTTTCCATAAGCGAAGACATGATGCAAACACCTTCCGTCCCGCATTTTTCTACCCCGGCAATAGTATATTCCGAAATACCCCCGATGGCATATACCGGGATTTTCACCGCCCTGCAAACCGAACCAATAAATTCCAAACCCCGAGGCTCAAGCCCTTTTTTGCAATCAGTGACAAACACATGGCCCGCAATGAGCCATGCTGCCCCGGACCGTTCCGCTTCAGCGGCTTCTTCCGCCGAATGAACAGAAACGCCAAAAGCAATTCCGCGATCCCTCAAGCGGGCAAGATCCGCAGAAATGAAAGCCCCGGTTTTAAATACCGCCCAGGGAAGCTGAATGGATTTAGCGTTAAGATCGATGGCTGCTTCAACCTGGGTATGGAGAATTAATTCTACGTTCCCGGGTCTGCAAATGTCCAACACCTTACGCGCCAGATCTTCATATCTACCTAAAGAAAGATCCTTCTCCCGTAAAACAAAGGCATCAATGCCGCTGACGGCAATTTTCTTCACCTGGGCTAAAAATCCATTTTCGCCGCCGCAAAGAAGCCGATTAGTAACCCCGACGATCCTCACTGCGTATCCTCTCTTTAAATATAAATATAATCGCTCATCACCGGCTGAAGTCCCTTGGCAAGAAGCATACGGTAAATCTCCTCCACCGTCCGGGTGTCGCTGATCTCGAACTGTTCGTCACCCGCAGCCTTGCCCGAGTGCCCGCCGATGCCTACATCGACCCCGGCTGAAATTTTTGTGGCTGCAATTTCAACTGCGCTGTCCCTGAAGCGGGCATTCTCGCGGGTAGAAATAGTTATCCCGGCATGGGGCATGAAGATGCGGTAGGCGCACATCACCTGGAGGAGTTCAGCCTCGCCCACGTCTTTGGGATTAAGGGTAGCGTCAGTGCTGATGGGCCTTAAGCGGGGGCAGGAAAATGAAATTTCGGCATGGGGGTATTTGCGCTGAATAAGGGATGCATGAATGCCTGCGGCAAAAGCATCCCTGCGGAAACCGCCCAGGCCGAGGAGGCTCGCAAAGGCTGCGCCCCGCATGCCGCCTTTAAGGGCACGCTCCTGGGCATTGAAGCGGTAGGGAAAAATGCGCTTGCGGCCCGAGGGATGGAGCTGGCCGTAAAGTTCCGTGTCATAAGTTTCCTGAAAGACTGTTACAAAGTCGGCGCCCTTATTGCGAAGCATGGCATACGCATCGCTGTTCATAGGATAGACTTCGAGGCCCACCATGCGGAAATAGTTTCGTGCCAGGGCGCAAGCCTCGCCTATGTATTCAGGGTTTGACATTGAGGGGCTTTCGCCGGTGAGGAGGAGTATTTCTTCCAGGCCTGTGGCGGCTATGGCCTTCATCTCCTCTTCAATTTCTTCAAGGCTTAAGCGGGCGCGCTTGATTTTATTATGGCAATTGAATCCGCAATACACGCAGGCATTCTCGCAATAATTGGCAATGTAGAGGGGGGTGAAAATATACACCGAATTGCCAAAGCGCTTGCGCGTTTCCCTTTGGGCAATACGGGCCATGTCTTCAAGATAGGGGGAAGCAGCGGGCGAAAGCAAAGCGCCGAAGCCTTCAATGGTGCAGATGCCGGAAGCCTCCATGGCTTCGAGGGTTCGCAGCACTTCCCTTTCTGTATACCCTGATGCATTGTATGCGGCGGCGGCTTCCAGCACTTTGTTCATTATGGAAGGATCGGTCTGCTCCATATCATCAAGGTAGACCATGGGGTCCGGCTTATTCATGCATGCCCCCGTTTTTGTCCTCGTGCAGAAACCCGGTGAGAGGGGACGAGGCTGATCCGGTCTTCTCCAAAACCCTGCCCAAGCCCGCAAGGTACGCCTTGCGGCCTGCCTCTATGGCGTTCTTAAAAGCTTCCGCCATTGCCGGGATGTCGCCCGCAGTCGCTATGGCGGTGTTTGCCATCACCGCTGCCGCGCCCATCTCCATGACTTCGCAGGCCTGGGAGGGCTTGCCTATGCCCGCGTCTATGATCACAGGCAGATCCATCTCGTCTAATAGTATCCTGATAAAATCCCTGGCGCAGAGGCCACGATTGGAACCAATTGGAGATGCAAGAGGCATGATGCAGGCGGCTCCGGCGTTTGCCAGATCACGGGCTGCGTTAAGATCCGGGAACATATAAGGCATGACGATAAAACCTTCTTTGGCGAGGATTTCTGTGGCTTTGATCGTTTCGCTGTTATCGGGAAGCAGGTACTTTGAATCCCTGATGACTTCTATCTTGACGAAGTTTCCCGAACAAAGTTCACGGGCGAAACGCGCTATCTTCACCGCCTCTTCCGCCGTCCTCGCCCCCGAGGTATTGGGAAGCAGGGTAACGCCTGGGGGTATATAGTCCAGGATATTCTCCCTGCCCCCGGTATTTGCCCGCCTCAGGGCCACGGTTATCATCTGGGCCCCGGCGTTTTCCACCGCCGCCTTTATCAGGGCGAGGGAATACTTCCCGGACCCCAAAATGAACCGGGAGGTAAAGGCATGCCCCCCAATCACCAGGGGATCGGCGGCCCCGCCCCCCATGAAATGTACTATTTCCACCCTGTCGCCATCCTTCAATATAATAGAGGGATAATCCTCTTTGCGCACTACCTCGTCATTTATGCCTATGGCGATATGCCTTTTGTCATAGCCTTGTTTCTGCAATAAATCTTCGAGATTGGAACCTGCCGCCTCAAGGGGGGTCCCATTCACCATCACCATGCTTTCCTCCAGGTTGTATTATATATAAAATATTGGTAATATTGTAAGCGAAGAAGGTAGAACCATGCTAAGCGCAACAGCAATCAGCTACGAATTGGACGATTCGGAAGCGGCCGCTCGTGAATTGGCGGCCTCTATCAAAGAAAAACTCTCCCTTAAAAAAAATTCCCTGGGCATATTGTTTTGCGACGCTGATTGCGACGGAGCTGCCCTGAGCGCCGAGCTTGAGAAACTGCTGGGGATCACTGTCGGCGGCATGACTACCCTGGCCGAACTTGAGAACTCGGGCTGCCTTGACGGGGCTTTGGTCCTCATTGTCCTGACTGCCGACGACTGTTTCTTTTCGCCTGCTGTCTCAACTTCGCTTATAGGCAACAATTATGAGGAGAAGATGGTAGCCGCCTATGAGGCTTCTGCCCATGGGGTAAGCGGTTTTGGGGAAAAACCCGCGTTTATCTTCGCTTTTTGCCCCTCGGGGATGTCCTTTTCGGGGGATAAATACCCTGATGTGCTTTCCAAGGCTGCCCCCAATGTCCCGATCATAGGGGGTGTAAGCTCCGACGACTATGATTACAAAAGGGCCAGGGTTTTCCTTTCGGGGAAGGCCTATTTGGACAGCCTGGTGCTGATAAGCGTTTGGGGCAGGGCAAAGCCTATCTTCTCCCTTCGCCATGTGACCTCCCGCTTTGCCGAGCGTATTCGGCGGGTGGTCAGGGCCGAGGGCAACAAGGTTTTTACCGTCGGGGACGAGACCTTTGTAAAGTACCTTGAAGGCTTTGGGCTTAAAACCAATGTTCCCGATATACTCCTGGCCTTCAATTCCTATCCCATGATGCTGACCAGGGAGGGGGGCGATGAGATTCCCCTGATGCGCCATATTTCGGCTCTCGATCCAAAAGATGGTTCGGGCACTTTCCTTGGCGATGTGCCTGCGGGCTCGCTTGCGAATATATGCCTGGTAAGCAAAAAAGATGTTATGGCTGCGTGCCGTGAATCCATGGAAGCCCTTCTTGAAGAAACCCAAAAGCAGGGCGATTATCAATACTCGACTATTTTTTGCATTTCCTGCTGCGGCAGGGCTATGATACTTGGCTCTGATTCTGATGCCGAAGGGCAGATACTTTCAGAGCTTTTGCCCAAAAACCTTAACCTTGCAGGGGCTTACTGCCTGGGCGAAATATGCCCTGCCAGGTATAAAGACGGGGAAGCGGCAAACCGCTTCCACAATTGTTCCATAACTTTTTGTGCCATATAAGGATACGGCGGTGAAACAAAATGCCTGAAAGCACAGAAAAAGAATTAAGCCAGCTTCAAAGGCAGCTTAAGAAACTTGAACGCGATTATCGTGCCCTTTCCATCATGCACGAGCAGACCGAGAGGCTCAGGGATGTCAATGAGGCAGCCAAGGAGCTTTCAAATTTCTACAATCAGCTTCTTCTCAAGAACACCTCCGGTATTACCTACATGGTAGACCGTGATATGCACTTTATATTGGGGAGCGAGAAAACAGTAGCACTTTTAGGTTACGGTGAAATGCGCGAGATGGCGGACATTCCTTTTGAGGTTCTTTTTGCCAATACTATGGAAGAAGGCTGGGTTGCGGAAACTGAAAAGCGCTGCCGGGAAGTTATGGAATCGGGCAATACCATCGAATACGAAGAAAAGGTGCGCCTAAAGGGCATTGGGGAAGCGGTCTATCAAACTGCCATTACACCTGCTGCGGAAAAAGACGGAGGATGCAGGGGCGCAGTGGTAGTGATGAACGATGTTACCGAGCTTTTCAAAGCCCGCGAAGCCGCCCTCAAGGCAAGCCAGGCAAAAGGCGCTTTTTTGGCGAACATGAGTCACGAGATGCGTACCCCCATGAATGCCATTATCGGCATGACTACCATTGCAAAAACCTCGGAAGGGCTGGAGCGCAAGGATTACTGCCTCCAAAAAATCGAAGAAGCGTCCACCCATCTTTTGGGGGTCATCAACGACATACTGGATATGTCAAAAATAGAAGCCAACAAGCTTGAACTTTCCTTTGTGAACTTCAATTTTGAACGCATGCTCCAAAAGACCGTGAATGTCATCAACTTCAAGGTGGAAGAGCGGAAGCAGGTTTTTACCGTTCATATCGGGGAGCATATACCCCGTTTCCTCCTGGGGGATGATCAGCGCCTGTCCCAGGTTATTGCCAACCTTCTTTCAAATGCAGTCAAATTCACGCCGGAGGGCGGGAATATCAGGCTTAAGGCCATTCTGGATCATGAGGAAGAGGGTGTTTATGTTGTACGCATTGAAGTGAGCGATTCCGGCATTGGCATCAGCAAAGAGCAGCAGGCAAAGCTTTTTAGCTCTTTCGAGCAGGCTGAAACAGGCACTTCCCGTAAATTCGGCGGCACGGGCCTGGGGCTTGCCATCTCCAAGCGCATTGTTGAAATGATGGGAGGCAGCATCTGGATAGAATCGGAACTCGGTCAGGGTTCTACCTTCGCTTTTACCATCAAGGCCGAGAGGGGCCACGATGAATACCCCAGCCTCCTTGCTTCGGGTACAAGCTTAAAGAATATGAGTGTCCTGGCCATAGACGATATGGGCGAGATACGCGATTATTTTGAAACCATCATGGGCCGTTTCGGCATTAAGTGCGATATTGCGGAATCCGGCGAGGAAGCGATAAAGCTGATAGAAGATCACGGTGCTTACGATCTTTATTTTGTGGATTGGAAAATGCCCGGCATGGACGGCATAGAAACTTCCCGGAAAATAAAATCCCTTACCACAGACAAATCAGTGGTGATTATGATCTCGGCAGGCGAATGGGACTATATCCGGGATGATGCCAAAAAAGCGGGGGTGGATAAATTCCTTCCCAAGCCCCTCTTCCCCTCAAGCATTGCAGACATTATCCGGGAATGTCTGGGCTCTCAAAATATTGCGGAAGCGAATGAAGAAGCCCAGGAAGAAAAGATGGACCGCTTCGACGGCTTCTCCATGCTCCTTGCAGAAGATGTGGAAATTAACCGTGAAATAGTCCTTGCCCTCCTTGAGCCCACTCGCCTGATTATTGATTGTGCCGAGAACGGCAGCCAGGCTGTGGAGATGTTCAGGGCTGCCCCGGACAAGTACAATATGATCTTCATGGATGTGCAGATGCCCGAGATGGACGGCTATGAGGCTACCCGCACAATCCGCAGCCTTGATGTGCCCAGGTCAAAGGAAATCCCCATAGTGGCAATGACAGCCAATGTGTTCAGGGAAGACGTGGAGAAATGCCTTGCCTCGGGTATGAACGATCATGTAGGGAAACCCCTGGACCTGGCGGAAGTAGTGGATAAGCTGCGAAAATATATGCCCAGGAAGACTTTTAAGAATTAACGCTTTTACTGTTGATTAATCCTTGCCCAAGTGCAATTCTGCGCAAAAAACCGCCTGAATGCCCTTTGCCCCCGTCCTCCTGCCCTCAAAGGCAAAGGCTTTTTCCGGCGAGGCAGGGTAATTTTCCCTTACAATGCCGGGCGCATCGGGAAGCGCAGGGAGAGGGGCCGACCAAAGCTCAACGGTTTCGCCGGGCAGCACTTCGCTCACATAATTTATGTCAAGCCGTATCTCGTCGGCAGCGTCCAGCATATCGGGATCGGCCATATCCTGAATCCATTGAATATACCGGGCGTTGTTTACATGGCCGTAGAAATCAATATCCGAATACGCGGCCTTGCGTTCTCCGGTTTTTGCAAGGCCCTCTTTCGGCTTAAGGTTCAAAGTCCCAGCAGGAAAGGCATCCACCCCTTCGTTTAAGGGGAGTTTTTCCATTATATCCCTGGCGCGCAAGGGGCGGCGTTTTTCTATATCCAGAATGAGCCAGTTCGCCCTGCCCCGGGCAATGGCTTTGCCGGAATTGTCGCGTATGGCATAATCCCTTAGGGCAAAAAGCATGTCCCAGCCCCTGGGCCAGCTCTCAACCGTAACGATTTCGCCAAATTTGGGCCGTTTTTCCATAAATACCGAAATCCGCGAAAGTATCCAGCCCTGTCCGATTTTGGCAAAGGCGTCAAAGCCCACCCCGAGCCTGTCCGCGTGGGCAATTGCCGCTTCCTGGAAATAGCCAAAGGCTGCCCCGAGGGTAAGCCTGTTGGATCGATCCACATCGCCGAAACGTATGGGAGTTGTTTCTTTTATTATATCCAGCATGGTTTTATAAATGCTATCATTGACAGAAGCAAAAGGCAATCCTAAAATATCCTTATGAAACTCGCCGCTCAACTGTATAATTGCCGGGATTACACAAAAACCCCGGCAGAAATAGAGGCTACCCTGCGCCGTGTCAAGGCAATAGGTTTTGACACAATCCAGATTTCAGGTTTTGGCCCCTGCGACCCTGGCCTGCTGGCCGGCTGGATCAGGGAAATTGGCCTCGAAGTTTGCGTAACCCACACCCCCTGGGCGAGGCTTGCGGATGCGTTGGAACTCAGAAAAGTGATAGAAGAGCACAAGAAGCTTGGCTGCAAGCTCGTCGGCTTGGGCAGCCGCCCCCATGATGCCTACCCCAATAGCCATGAAGGCTGGAGCCGCTTTATCAAGAAAGCCAATGAAATCACCGGACAGATTAAAGGCGAGGGCCTTGGCTTCAGCTACCATAACCACGACTTTGAATTTGAAAAATGGGCAGGCGTCACCGCCATCGATCGCCTCATCGCCGAATGCCCCGAAATGCTCTTTACCCTGGATGTATTCTGGGTTCAGGCCGGCGGCGGCAATCCGCTCAACTATATAAAAAAGCTTGAGGGCCGCATCAGGGTAATACATTTTAAAGATTACCGCATGGCAAAAGGCGTCCGCCAATTCGCG is drawn from Leadbettera azotonutricia ZAS-9 and contains these coding sequences:
- a CDS encoding PAS domain-containing hybrid sensor histidine kinase/response regulator; translated protein: MPESTEKELSQLQRQLKKLERDYRALSIMHEQTERLRDVNEAAKELSNFYNQLLLKNTSGITYMVDRDMHFILGSEKTVALLGYGEMREMADIPFEVLFANTMEEGWVAETEKRCREVMESGNTIEYEEKVRLKGIGEAVYQTAITPAAEKDGGCRGAVVVMNDVTELFKAREAALKASQAKGAFLANMSHEMRTPMNAIIGMTTIAKTSEGLERKDYCLQKIEEASTHLLGVINDILDMSKIEANKLELSFVNFNFERMLQKTVNVINFKVEERKQVFTVHIGEHIPRFLLGDDQRLSQVIANLLSNAVKFTPEGGNIRLKAILDHEEEGVYVVRIEVSDSGIGISKEQQAKLFSSFEQAETGTSRKFGGTGLGLAISKRIVEMMGGSIWIESELGQGSTFAFTIKAERGHDEYPSLLASGTSLKNMSVLAIDDMGEIRDYFETIMGRFGIKCDIAESGEEAIKLIEDHGAYDLYFVDWKMPGMDGIETSRKIKSLTTDKSVVIMISAGEWDYIRDDAKKAGVDKFLPKPLFPSSIADIIRECLGSQNIAEANEEAQEEKMDRFDGFSMLLAEDVEINREIVLALLEPTRLIIDCAENGSQAVEMFRAAPDKYNMIFMDVQMPEMDGYEATRTIRSLDVPRSKEIPIVAMTANVFREDVEKCLASGMNDHVGKPLDLAEVVDKLRKYMPRKTFKN
- the thiH gene encoding 2-iminoacetate synthase ThiH, which produces MNKPDPMVYLDDMEQTDPSIMNKVLEAAAAYNASGYTEREVLRTLEAMEASGICTIEGFGALLSPAASPYLEDMARIAQRETRKRFGNSVYIFTPLYIANYCENACVYCGFNCHNKIKRARLSLEEIEEEMKAIAATGLEEILLLTGESPSMSNPEYIGEACALARNYFRMVGLEVYPMNSDAYAMLRNKGADFVTVFQETYDTELYGQLHPSGRKRIFPYRFNAQERALKGGMRGAAFASLLGLGGFRRDAFAAGIHASLIQRKYPHAEISFSCPRLRPISTDATLNPKDVGEAELLQVMCAYRIFMPHAGITISTRENARFRDSAVEIAATKISAGVDVGIGGHSGKAAGDEQFEISDTRTVEEIYRMLLAKGLQPVMSDYIYI
- a CDS encoding acyl-[acyl-carrier-protein] thioesterase, with the protein product MLDIIKETTPIRFGDVDRSNRLTLGAAFGYFQEAAIAHADRLGVGFDAFAKIGQGWILSRISVFMEKRPKFGEIVTVESWPRGWDMLFALRDYAIRDNSGKAIARGRANWLILDIEKRRPLRARDIMEKLPLNEGVDAFPAGTLNLKPKEGLAKTGERKAAYSDIDFYGHVNNARYIQWIQDMADPDMLDAADEIRLDINYVSEVLPGETVELWSAPLPALPDAPGIVRENYPASPEKAFAFEGRRTGAKGIQAVFCAELHLGKD
- a CDS encoding FIST signal transduction protein, encoding MLSATAISYELDDSEAAARELAASIKEKLSLKKNSLGILFCDADCDGAALSAELEKLLGITVGGMTTLAELENSGCLDGALVLIVLTADDCFFSPAVSTSLIGNNYEEKMVAAYEASAHGVSGFGEKPAFIFAFCPSGMSFSGDKYPDVLSKAAPNVPIIGGVSSDDYDYKRARVFLSGKAYLDSLVLISVWGRAKPIFSLRHVTSRFAERIRRVVRAEGNKVFTVGDETFVKYLEGFGLKTNVPDILLAFNSYPMMLTREGGDEIPLMRHISALDPKDGSGTFLGDVPAGSLANICLVSKKDVMAACRESMEALLEETQKQGDYQYSTIFCISCCGRAMILGSDSDAEGQILSELLPKNLNLAGAYCLGEICPARYKDGEAANRFHNCSITFCAI
- the thiS gene encoding sulfur carrier protein ThiS; this encodes MVMVNGTPLEAAGSNLEDLLQKQGYDKRHIAIGINDEVVRKEDYPSIILKDGDRVEIVHFMGGGAADPLVIGGHAFTSRFILGSGKYSLALIKAAVENAGAQMITVALRRANTGGRENILDYIPPGVTLLPNTSGARTAEEAVKIARFARELCSGNFVKIEVIRDSKYLLPDNSETIKATEILAKEGFIVMPYMFPDLNAARDLANAGAACIMPLASPIGSNRGLCARDFIRILLDEMDLPVIIDAGIGKPSQACEVMEMGAAAVMANTAIATAGDIPAMAEAFKNAIEAGRKAYLAGLGRVLEKTGSASSPLTGFLHEDKNGGMHE
- a CDS encoding sugar phosphate isomerase/epimerase family protein encodes the protein MKLAAQLYNCRDYTKTPAEIEATLRRVKAIGFDTIQISGFGPCDPGLLAGWIREIGLEVCVTHTPWARLADALELRKVIEEHKKLGCKLVGLGSRPHDAYPNSHEGWSRFIKKANEITGQIKGEGLGFSYHNHDFEFEKWAGVTAIDRLIAECPEMLFTLDVFWVQAGGGNPLNYIKKLEGRIRVIHFKDYRMAKGVRQFAEIGLGVLDWDEIIPLCKETGIETAAIEQDADWLDDPFESLAVSREFLLSKAQ
- a CDS encoding thiamine phosphate synthase, with protein sequence MRIVGVTNRLLCGGENGFLAQVKKIAVSGIDAFVLREKDLSLGRYEDLARKVLDICRPGNVELILHTQVEAAIDLNAKSIQLPWAVFKTGAFISADLARLRDRGIAFGVSVHSAEEAAEAERSGAAWLIAGHVFVTDCKKGLEPRGLEFIGSVCRAVKIPVYAIGGISEYTIAGVEKCGTEGVCIMSSLMESPDPPALIAGLRSRLGAACFPNPCAGQGSGLKEGA